From the Sebastes fasciatus isolate fSebFas1 chromosome 3, fSebFas1.pri, whole genome shotgun sequence genome, one window contains:
- the LOC141764917 gene encoding C-type lectin domain family 4 member E-like isoform X1 — MTPDASSKKEKLFGLVVVSFGLLCVLQAAVNISLHLALYSSSAKTPDFEVIIQNLTEEGEDLKRKLSFFANNSQLGWVYFSHSLYYFSSTVKSWQESREDCQQRGADLMIINSKEEQDFGRQFKRDTWIGLTDRETEGIWKWVDGTALGTSYWRTGEPNSFEGRDEDCGEIRDFEEERNWNDVPCKKQSYWICEKVGPP; from the exons ATGACGCCGGACGCTTCATCCAAGA AGGAAAAACTCTTCGGACTGGTTGTTGTGAGCTTCGGACTCCTGTGTGTCCTACAAGCTGCTGTCAACATTTCCCTGCATCTCGCTCTCT ACAGTTCTTCTGCGAAGACGCCAGATTTTGAGGTCATTATCCAAAACCTGACTGAAGAGGGAGAAGATTTGAAGAGGAAGCTGAGCTTCTTTG CTAATAACTCCCAACTAGGATGGGTGTACTTCAGCCACAGTTTATATTACTTTTCTTCCACTGTCAAGTCCTGGCAAGAGAGTAGAGAAGACTGTCAGCAAAGAGGTGCAGACCTGATGATCATCAACAGCAAAGAGGAGCAG GACTTTGGAAGACAATTCAAGCGGGACACATGGATCGGACtgactgacagagagacagaggggataTGGAAATGGGTGGATGGGACTGCACTGGGCACAAG CTACTGGCGCACTGGGGAGCCCAACAGCTTCGAAGGCAGAGATGAAGACTGTGGAGAAATAAGGGACTTTGAAGAAGAAAGAAACTGGAACGATGTACCATGTAAAAAGCAAAGCTACTGGATCTGTGAAAAGGTGGGGCCTCCATAA
- the LOC141764917 gene encoding CD209 antigen-like protein D isoform X2 has translation MTPDASSKKEKLFGLVVVSFGLLCVLQAAVNISLHLALYSSSAKTPDFEVIIQNLTEEGEDLKRKLSFFANNSQLGWVYFSHSLYYFSSTVKSWQESREDCQQRGADLMIINSKEEQDFGSQFKRNTWIGLTDSETEGIWKWVDGTALGTSYWRTGEPNHANSAEDCGEIKVNVTENNWTDESCKKQIHWICEKVGPP, from the exons ATGACGCCGGACGCTTCATCCAAGA AGGAAAAACTCTTCGGACTGGTTGTTGTGAGCTTCGGACTCCTGTGTGTCCTACAAGCTGCTGTCAACATTTCCCTGCATCTCGCTCTCT ACAGTTCTTCTGCGAAGACGCCAGATTTTGAGGTCATTATCCAAAACCTGACTGAAGAGGGAGAAGATTTGAAGAGGAAGCTGAGCTTCTTTG CTAATAACTCCCAACTAGGATGGGTGTACTTCAGCCACAGTTTATATTACTTTTCTTCCACTGTCAAGTCCTGGCAAGAGAGTAGAGAAGACTGTCAGCAAAGAGGTGCAGACCTGATGATCATCAACAGCAAAGAGGAGCAG GACTTTGGAAGTCAATTCAAGCGGAACACATGGATCGGACTGACTGACAGTGAAACAGAGGGGATATGGAAATGGGTGGATGGGACTGCGCTGGGCACAAG CTACTGGCGCACTGGGGAGCCCAACCACGCCAACAGTGCTGAAGACTGTGGAGAAATAAAGGTCAATGTAACTGAAAACAACTGGACTGATGAATCATGTAAGAAGCAAATCCACTGGATCTGTGAAAAGGTGGGGCCTCCATAA